Proteins from a single region of Bogoriella caseilytica:
- the rplK gene encoding 50S ribosomal protein L11: MPPKKKVSGLIKLQIQAGAATPAPPIGPALGQHGVNIMEFCKAYNAATESQRGNVIPVEITVYEDRSFTFITKTPPAAELIKKAAGVTKGSGTPHTVKVASLTREQVEEIARTKQEDLNANSIDAAAKIIAGTARSMGITVES; encoded by the coding sequence ATGCCTCCCAAGAAGAAGGTCTCCGGCCTGATCAAGCTCCAGATCCAGGCTGGCGCCGCGACCCCCGCCCCGCCCATCGGCCCGGCACTCGGTCAGCACGGCGTCAACATCATGGAGTTCTGCAAGGCCTACAACGCGGCCACGGAGTCCCAGCGCGGCAACGTGATCCCGGTGGAGATCACGGTCTACGAAGACCGTTCCTTCACCTTCATCACCAAGACCCCGCCAGCCGCTGAGCTCATCAAGAAGGCTGCCGGCGTCACCAAGGGCTCGGGCACCCCGCACACCGTGAAGGTCGCCTCGCTGACCCGCGAGCAGGTCGAGGAGATCGCTCGCACCAAGCAGGAAGACCTGAACGCCAACAGCATCGACGCCGCCGCGAAGATCATCGCCGGCACCGCCCGCTCCATGGGCATCACCGTCGAATCCTGA
- the rplA gene encoding 50S ribosomal protein L1 encodes MSTRSKTYRKAAEKILANEIYAPLEAVRLAKAGAEGGKFDQTVEVVFRLGVDPRKADQMVRGTVNLPHGTGKTARVIVFAQGDRAEQARAAGADEVGADDLIERVQGGWTDFDAAVATPDLMGKVGRLGRVLGPRGLMPNPKTGTVTMDVTKAVTDIKGGRVEFRVDKHANLHFVVGKVSFSETQLVENYAAALEEILRLKPSSSKGRYITKATMTTTMGPGIPLDSSKTRNLTSENAS; translated from the coding sequence ATGAGTACACGCAGCAAGACCTACCGCAAGGCAGCGGAGAAGATCCTCGCCAACGAGATCTACGCCCCCCTGGAGGCCGTGCGCCTCGCCAAGGCGGGCGCAGAGGGCGGCAAGTTCGACCAGACCGTCGAGGTCGTCTTCCGACTGGGTGTGGACCCTCGTAAGGCCGACCAGATGGTTCGCGGCACGGTGAACTTGCCGCACGGCACCGGCAAGACCGCCCGGGTGATCGTCTTCGCTCAGGGCGACCGTGCGGAGCAGGCTCGCGCCGCCGGAGCGGATGAGGTGGGCGCCGACGACCTGATCGAGCGCGTTCAGGGTGGTTGGACCGACTTCGACGCCGCTGTCGCCACGCCGGACCTCATGGGCAAGGTCGGTCGCCTGGGCCGTGTGCTCGGCCCGCGTGGCCTCATGCCGAACCCGAAGACCGGCACCGTCACCATGGACGTCACCAAGGCGGTGACGGACATCAAGGGTGGTCGTGTGGAGTTCCGCGTGGACAAGCACGCCAACCTGCACTTCGTGGTGGGCAAGGTGAGCTTCTCGGAGACCCAGCTGGTGGAGAACTACGCCGCCGCACTCGAGGAGATCCTGCGCCTGAAGCCCTCCAGCTCGAAGGGCCGCTACATCACCAAGGCGACCATGACCACCACCATGGGCCCCGGCATTCCGCTGGACTCGTCCAAGACGCGGAACCTGACCTCGGAGAACGCCTCCTGA
- the rplJ gene encoding 50S ribosomal protein L10, translating into MANPEKVAAVAELTERFRTSSAVLLTEYRGLSVGQLQELRRSLAENADYAVVKNTLATIAAKEAGIEGLDEDLHGPTAIAFVTGEPVLAAKALRDFAKANDKLVVKGGVLEGNKLSEQDVKSLADLESRDVLLGKAAGAMKAALFQAAYVFNAPATEAARTIEALRAKQAEEA; encoded by the coding sequence ATGGCGAACCCTGAAAAGGTGGCCGCTGTTGCCGAGCTGACGGAGCGCTTCCGTACGTCCAGTGCCGTGCTGCTCACCGAGTACCGCGGCCTGAGCGTCGGCCAGCTCCAGGAGCTGCGTCGCTCGCTCGCCGAGAACGCCGACTACGCCGTCGTGAAGAACACGCTTGCGACTATTGCCGCCAAGGAGGCGGGCATCGAGGGCCTCGACGAGGACCTCCATGGCCCCACCGCGATTGCTTTCGTCACCGGGGAACCGGTGCTGGCTGCCAAGGCGCTGCGCGACTTCGCGAAGGCCAATGACAAGCTCGTGGTCAAGGGCGGCGTCCTGGAGGGCAACAAGCTCTCCGAGCAGGACGTCAAGTCCCTCGCCGACCTCGAGTCCCGCGACGTGCTGCTGGGTAAGGCAGCCGGCGCCATGAAGGCGGCGCTCTTCCAGGCCGCCTACGTTTTCAACGCACCGGCCACCGAGGCGGCGCGCACCATCGAGGCCCTGCGTGCCAAGCAGGCCGAGGAGGCCTGA
- the rplL gene encoding 50S ribosomal protein L7/L12 has protein sequence MAKLSTEELIEAFKELTLIELSEFVKQFEETFEVTAAAPVAVAGAAPAAGGGEAAAAEEQTEFDVILESVGDKKIQVIKEVRGLTSLGLKEAKDLVDGAPKAVVEGVDKDAAEKAKEALEGAGATVTLK, from the coding sequence ATGGCGAAGCTCAGCACCGAAGAGCTCATCGAAGCCTTCAAGGAGCTCACTCTCATTGAGCTCTCGGAGTTCGTGAAGCAGTTCGAGGAGACCTTTGAGGTCACCGCCGCCGCACCGGTCGCCGTTGCCGGCGCCGCTCCGGCCGCTGGCGGAGGCGAAGCCGCCGCCGCCGAGGAGCAGACGGAGTTCGACGTCATCCTCGAATCCGTGGGCGACAAGAAGATCCAGGTCATCAAGGAGGTGCGCGGTCTGACCTCTCTCGGCCTCAAGGAGGCCAAGGACCTGGTCGACGGCGCTCCCAAGGCCGTTGTCGAAGGCGTCGACAAGGACGCTGCGGAGAAGGCCAAGGAAGCCCTCGAGGGCGCCGGCGCCACCGTCACCCTCAAGTGA
- the rpoB gene encoding DNA-directed RNA polymerase subunit beta yields MAASRTSSAPTAEAIANRTASRRISFGKIHEPLQAPDLLNLQTESFDWLLGNDVWRERVEAALKRGDKNQHTTSGLEEIFEEISPIEDFGQSMSLSFRDHRFEPAKYTPEECKEKDFTYAAPLFVTAEFVNYTTGEIKSQTVFMGDFPLMTERGTFIINGTERVVVSQLVRSPGVYFEKSVDKTSDKDVFSTKVIPSRGAWLEFEIDKRDFVAVRVDRKRKQSVTHFLRALGMTEGEIREEFADFPVLLETLEKDSVATQDEALLDIYRKVRPGEPPTVEAGRNLLENYYFSSKRYDLAKVGRYKINKKLGLDTELSESVLRLEDVTATLKYLLALHKGQETVPGVRNGEPAEIQAETDDIDHFGNRRIRAVGELIQNQVRTGLSRMERVVRERMTTQDVEAITPQSLINIRPVVASIKEFFGTSQLSQFMDQNNPLAGLTHKRRLSALGPGGLSRDRAGMEVRDVHPSHYGRMCPIETPEGPNIGLIGSLASFARINPFGFVETPYRVVSGGRVTDDVVYLTADDEDRHTIAQANAPLNEDGTFVEDQALCRLSGGEPALVAVNEIDYMDVSARQMVSVATAMIPFLEHDDANRALMGANMQRQAVPLLRSEAPLVGTGMERRAAVDAGDVIVASKAGVVTEVSADTIHVAADDGSHQTYRVAKFRRSNQGNSYNQRVLVDDGQRVEVGSVLADGPATDEGELALGRNLMVAFMSWEGYNFEDAIILSQRLVQDDVLTSIHIEEHEVDARETKLGAEEITRDIPNVSEETLADLDERGIIRIGAEVVSGDILVGKVTPKGETELTSEERLLRAIFGEKAREVRDTSLKVPHGEGGIVIGVREFSEEEGDELPPGVNQMVRVYIAQRRKITDGDKLAGRHGNKGVISKILPVEDMPFLPDGTPVDVVLNPLGVPGRMNVGQVLELHLGWIAAQGWDVTEAVKAAEEWTKKLPEVAHKADPRSPVGTPVFDGADQEELEGLLANTLPNRDGERMVGPDGKAQLFDGRSGEPFPDPIAVGYMYILKLHHLVDDKIHARSTGPYSMITQQPLGGKAQFGGQRFGEMEVWALEAYGAAYALQELLTIKSDDVTGRVKVYEAVVKGENIPEPGIPESFKVLIQEMRSLCLNVEALDADGNAIELRDSDDEVYRAAEELGIDLSRRPDASTSVDEL; encoded by the coding sequence TTGGCTGCCTCGCGCACCTCTTCCGCACCCACCGCTGAAGCCATCGCCAACCGTACCGCCTCGCGCCGGATCTCCTTCGGGAAGATCCACGAGCCGCTGCAGGCGCCGGATCTGCTCAACCTCCAGACCGAGAGCTTCGATTGGCTGCTCGGTAACGACGTCTGGCGTGAGCGGGTTGAGGCCGCACTCAAGCGCGGCGACAAGAACCAGCACACCACCTCCGGCCTGGAGGAGATCTTCGAGGAGATCTCCCCGATCGAGGACTTCGGCCAATCGATGTCGCTGTCGTTCCGCGACCATCGCTTCGAGCCGGCCAAGTACACCCCGGAGGAGTGCAAGGAGAAGGACTTCACCTACGCCGCACCGTTGTTCGTGACGGCGGAGTTCGTGAACTACACCACCGGTGAGATCAAGTCGCAGACCGTGTTCATGGGCGACTTCCCGCTCATGACTGAGCGCGGCACCTTCATCATCAATGGCACTGAGCGCGTGGTCGTCTCGCAGCTCGTGCGTTCGCCCGGTGTGTACTTCGAGAAGTCCGTGGACAAGACCTCCGACAAGGACGTCTTCTCCACCAAGGTCATCCCCTCGCGTGGTGCGTGGCTCGAGTTCGAGATCGACAAGCGTGACTTCGTGGCCGTGCGCGTGGACCGCAAGCGCAAGCAGTCCGTGACGCACTTCCTGCGCGCGCTCGGCATGACTGAGGGCGAGATCCGCGAGGAGTTCGCCGACTTCCCCGTCTTGCTCGAGACCCTCGAGAAGGACTCGGTCGCCACGCAGGACGAGGCACTGCTCGACATCTACCGCAAGGTCCGCCCCGGCGAGCCCCCCACGGTCGAGGCCGGCCGTAACCTGCTGGAGAACTACTACTTCAGCTCCAAGCGGTACGACCTCGCCAAGGTGGGTCGCTACAAGATCAACAAGAAGCTCGGCCTGGACACCGAGCTCAGCGAGTCAGTGCTGCGCCTGGAGGACGTCACCGCCACGCTGAAGTACCTCCTCGCCCTGCACAAGGGTCAGGAGACCGTCCCGGGCGTGCGCAACGGCGAGCCCGCCGAGATCCAGGCCGAGACCGACGACATCGACCACTTCGGCAACCGCCGCATCCGTGCGGTGGGCGAGCTCATCCAGAACCAGGTCCGCACGGGCCTGTCGCGGATGGAGCGCGTGGTCCGTGAGCGGATGACCACCCAGGACGTCGAGGCGATCACCCCGCAGTCCCTGATCAACATCCGCCCTGTGGTGGCCTCGATCAAGGAGTTCTTCGGCACCTCGCAGCTCTCGCAGTTCATGGACCAGAACAACCCCCTCGCGGGCCTGACGCACAAGCGGCGTCTGTCCGCGCTGGGCCCGGGTGGTCTCTCCCGTGACCGCGCCGGCATGGAGGTCCGTGACGTCCACCCCTCGCACTACGGCCGCATGTGCCCCATCGAGACCCCGGAAGGGCCGAACATCGGTCTGATCGGCTCGCTGGCGTCCTTCGCGCGGATCAACCCCTTCGGCTTCGTGGAGACCCCGTACCGCGTGGTCTCCGGTGGCCGGGTCACCGATGACGTCGTCTACCTCACGGCCGACGACGAGGACCGCCACACCATCGCTCAGGCCAATGCGCCCTTGAACGAGGACGGCACCTTCGTGGAGGACCAGGCCCTGTGCCGCCTCTCCGGTGGTGAGCCGGCGCTGGTGGCGGTGAACGAGATCGACTACATGGACGTCTCGGCTCGCCAGATGGTCTCGGTCGCCACCGCGATGATTCCCTTCCTCGAGCACGACGACGCCAACCGTGCGCTCATGGGTGCCAACATGCAGCGTCAGGCGGTGCCGCTGCTGCGCAGCGAGGCCCCGCTCGTGGGTACCGGTATGGAGCGCCGCGCAGCAGTCGACGCCGGTGACGTCATCGTCGCCTCGAAGGCCGGTGTGGTCACCGAGGTCTCGGCCGACACCATCCACGTCGCCGCGGACGACGGCTCGCACCAGACCTACCGGGTCGCGAAGTTCCGCCGCTCGAACCAGGGCAACTCCTACAACCAGCGCGTGCTGGTCGACGACGGCCAGCGCGTCGAGGTCGGCTCCGTCCTCGCCGACGGTCCGGCCACGGACGAGGGCGAGCTCGCCCTCGGCCGGAACCTGATGGTCGCCTTCATGTCCTGGGAGGGTTACAACTTCGAGGACGCGATCATCCTGTCCCAGCGTCTGGTGCAGGACGACGTCCTGACCTCGATCCACATCGAGGAGCACGAGGTCGACGCCCGCGAGACCAAGCTGGGCGCCGAGGAGATCACGCGGGACATCCCGAACGTCTCCGAGGAGACCCTGGCCGACCTCGACGAGCGCGGCATCATCCGCATCGGTGCCGAGGTCGTCTCCGGCGACATCCTGGTCGGCAAGGTCACCCCCAAGGGCGAGACCGAGCTGACCTCCGAGGAGCGCCTGCTGCGCGCCATCTTCGGTGAGAAGGCCCGCGAAGTGCGCGACACCTCCCTGAAGGTTCCCCACGGCGAGGGCGGCATCGTCATCGGTGTGCGGGAGTTCTCCGAGGAGGAGGGCGACGAACTGCCCCCGGGCGTGAACCAGATGGTTCGCGTCTACATCGCGCAGCGCCGCAAGATCACCGACGGCGACAAGCTGGCCGGCCGCCACGGCAACAAGGGCGTCATCTCCAAGATCCTCCCGGTTGAGGACATGCCCTTCCTGCCCGACGGCACCCCGGTCGACGTCGTGCTCAACCCGCTGGGTGTGCCCGGCCGGATGAACGTGGGCCAGGTGCTGGAACTGCACTTGGGCTGGATCGCAGCCCAGGGCTGGGACGTCACCGAGGCGGTCAAGGCCGCCGAGGAGTGGACCAAGAAGCTGCCGGAGGTCGCGCACAAGGCCGACCCGCGCAGTCCGGTGGGCACCCCGGTCTTCGACGGCGCCGATCAGGAGGAGCTGGAGGGCCTGCTGGCCAACACCCTCCCGAACCGCGATGGCGAGCGCATGGTGGGCCCCGACGGCAAGGCCCAGCTGTTCGACGGACGCTCCGGCGAGCCCTTCCCGGACCCGATCGCCGTGGGCTACATGTACATCTTGAAGCTCCACCACCTGGTGGACGACAAGATCCACGCCCGCTCGACCGGCCCGTACTCGATGATCACGCAGCAGCCGCTGGGTGGTAAGGCCCAGTTCGGTGGCCAGCGCTTCGGCGAGATGGAGGTCTGGGCCCTGGAGGCCTACGGCGCCGCCTACGCCCTGCAGGAACTGCTGACCATCAAGTCCGACGATGTCACCGGTCGTGTGAAGGTCTACGAGGCTGTGGTCAAGGGAGAGAACATCCCCGAGCCCGGTATCCCGGAATCCTTCAAGGTGCTCATCCAGGAGATGCGCTCGCTGTGCCTGAACGTCGAGGCCCTGGACGCCGATGGCAACGCCATCGAGCTCCGCGACTCCGATGACGAGGTGTACCGCGCTGCCGAGGAACTTGGCATCGACCTCTCCCGCCGCCCCGACGCCTCCACCAGCGTCGACGAGCTCTAA
- a CDS encoding DNA-directed RNA polymerase subunit beta' — translation MLDVNLFDQLHISLATAGHVRDWSHGEVKKPETINYRTLKPEKDGLFGEQIFGPTRDWECACGKYKRVRYKGIVCERCGVEVTRSKVRRERMGHIELAAPVTHIWYFKGVPSRLGYLLDLAPKDLEKVIYFAAYMITEVDEEGRHEDLPSLQNEMDAEKKRVETQRDVDIEARAQKLEADLEQLEADGAKADAREKVRKAGEKEMNQLRKRADQDLDRLEKVWDRFKNLAVGDLEGDEMLYRELNSRYGIYFQGSMGAAAIQRRLESFDLDAEAVKLRELIATGSGQRKTRALKRLKVVNAFLTTGNSPQGMVLDAVPVIPPDLRPMVQLDGGRFATSDLNDLYRRVINRNNRLKRLLDLGAPEIIVNNEKRMLQESVDALFDNGRRGRPVTGPGNRALKSISDMLKGKQGRFRQNLLGKRVDYSGRSVIVVGPQLKLHQCGLPKQMALELFKPFVMKRLVDLHHAQNIKAAKRMVERSRPQVWDVLDEVIREHPVLLNRAPTLHRLGIQAFEPQLVEGKAIQLHPLVCGAFNADFDGDQMAVHLPLSAEAQAEARILMLSSNNILKPSDGRPVTMPSQDMIVGLHHLTVEKADAKGAGRFFSSPAEAEMAYDLNELDINAPIRLRIEGLVPPTGWTPAEGKDEDDSIILETTLGRAIFNEALPHDYPYINHVADKKVLGAIVNDLAERYPKVDVGASLDALKEAGYRWATWSGMTIAISDVVAPPSKTEILSRYEDEAAKIQEQYDLGLTTDDERRQELIDLWTRATNEVDVAMRENFPEHNTVNRMVSSGARGNWMQVRQIAGMRGLVADPKGEIVPRPITSNYREGLSVLEYFIATHGARKGLADTALRTADSGYLTRRLVDVSQDVIIREEDCGTRAGLTMPIAEEGPDGTLQRAETVETSVYSRTLAQDVSDAEGTVLAQAGEDAGDVVIGRLVAAGVTEVKIRSVLTCQSAVGTCAKCYGRSLATGKLVDIGEAVGIIAAQSIGEPGTQLTMRTFHTGGAVSTEDITQGLPRVQELFEARTPKGEAPIAEATGRVTIEDADRSRRIIITRDDGQEDAVYPVTKRSRLLVQDGEHVAVGTQLIAGAVDPKKVLRILGGRETQKHLVDEVQKVYRSQGVDIHDKHIEVIVRQMLRRVTILDSGESRLLPGQLVERSRFEKENRRVVSEGATPAAGRSELMGITKASLATESWLSAASFQETTKVLTEAAMEGKRDPLLGLKENVILGKLIPAGTGLPRYRDVVVEPTEEAKQHAFAQLGYSDIDFAPAGGRDDSMLLDFDLGQNNYGLEFR, via the coding sequence TTGCTCGACGTAAATCTCTTCGATCAGCTTCACATCTCGCTCGCCACGGCGGGCCACGTCCGTGACTGGTCACACGGTGAGGTCAAGAAGCCTGAGACCATCAACTACCGCACCCTGAAGCCGGAAAAGGACGGGCTCTTCGGGGAGCAGATCTTCGGCCCTACCCGTGACTGGGAGTGCGCCTGCGGCAAGTACAAGCGCGTGCGCTACAAGGGCATCGTCTGCGAGCGCTGTGGTGTTGAGGTCACCCGCTCGAAGGTGCGTCGTGAGCGGATGGGCCACATCGAGCTCGCCGCCCCCGTCACCCACATCTGGTACTTCAAGGGCGTGCCCTCGCGCCTGGGCTACCTGCTTGACCTCGCGCCGAAGGACCTCGAGAAGGTCATCTACTTCGCGGCCTACATGATCACCGAGGTGGACGAAGAGGGCCGCCACGAGGATCTGCCCTCGCTGCAGAACGAGATGGACGCCGAGAAGAAGCGGGTCGAGACCCAGCGCGACGTCGACATCGAGGCCCGCGCCCAGAAGCTCGAGGCTGACCTCGAGCAGCTCGAGGCGGACGGCGCCAAGGCCGACGCGCGCGAGAAGGTCCGCAAGGCCGGCGAGAAGGAGATGAACCAGCTCCGCAAGCGCGCCGACCAGGACCTCGACCGCCTCGAGAAGGTCTGGGACCGCTTCAAGAACCTCGCCGTCGGCGACCTCGAGGGCGATGAGATGCTCTACCGCGAGCTCAACTCGCGCTACGGCATCTACTTCCAGGGCTCGATGGGCGCCGCGGCCATCCAGCGCCGCCTGGAGAGCTTCGACCTCGACGCCGAAGCCGTCAAGCTGCGTGAGCTCATCGCCACCGGCTCCGGTCAGCGCAAGACCCGTGCGCTCAAGCGCCTCAAGGTCGTCAACGCCTTCCTGACCACGGGGAACTCCCCGCAGGGCATGGTGCTCGACGCCGTCCCGGTGATTCCGCCGGACCTGCGCCCGATGGTTCAGCTCGACGGTGGCCGTTTCGCCACCTCGGACCTGAACGACCTCTACCGCCGGGTGATCAACCGCAACAACCGCCTCAAGCGGCTGCTCGACCTCGGTGCGCCCGAGATCATCGTCAACAACGAGAAGCGCATGCTGCAGGAGTCTGTGGACGCGCTCTTCGACAACGGCCGCCGTGGCCGCCCGGTCACCGGGCCCGGCAACCGCGCGCTGAAGTCGATCTCGGACATGCTCAAGGGCAAGCAGGGTCGTTTCCGTCAGAACCTGCTCGGTAAGCGCGTGGACTACTCGGGCCGTTCGGTCATCGTGGTCGGCCCGCAGCTCAAGCTCCACCAGTGTGGTCTGCCCAAGCAGATGGCGCTGGAGCTCTTCAAGCCCTTCGTGATGAAGCGCCTGGTGGATCTGCACCACGCGCAGAACATCAAGGCCGCCAAGCGCATGGTCGAGCGCTCCCGCCCCCAGGTGTGGGACGTGCTCGACGAGGTCATCCGCGAGCACCCGGTGCTGTTGAACCGTGCCCCCACGCTGCACCGCCTGGGCATCCAGGCCTTCGAGCCGCAGCTGGTCGAGGGCAAGGCGATCCAGTTGCACCCGCTCGTGTGTGGCGCCTTCAACGCCGACTTCGACGGCGACCAGATGGCCGTGCACCTTCCGCTGTCCGCGGAGGCGCAGGCCGAGGCCCGCATCCTGATGCTGTCCTCGAACAACATCCTCAAGCCCTCCGACGGCCGCCCGGTGACCATGCCCAGCCAGGACATGATCGTGGGCCTGCACCACCTGACGGTGGAGAAGGCCGACGCCAAGGGCGCGGGGCGCTTCTTCTCCTCGCCGGCTGAGGCGGAGATGGCCTACGACCTGAACGAGCTGGACATCAACGCTCCGATCCGCCTGCGGATCGAGGGTCTGGTGCCGCCGACCGGGTGGACCCCCGCCGAGGGCAAGGACGAGGACGACTCGATCATCCTCGAGACCACCCTGGGCCGGGCGATCTTCAACGAGGCGCTCCCGCACGACTACCCCTACATCAACCATGTGGCCGACAAGAAGGTCCTCGGCGCGATCGTCAACGATCTGGCCGAGCGCTACCCCAAGGTCGACGTCGGTGCCTCGCTGGATGCTCTGAAGGAGGCCGGCTACCGCTGGGCCACCTGGTCGGGGATGACCATCGCGATCTCCGACGTCGTCGCCCCGCCGTCGAAGACCGAGATCCTCTCGCGTTACGAGGATGAGGCCGCCAAGATCCAGGAGCAGTACGACCTGGGTCTGACCACGGACGACGAGCGACGTCAGGAGCTCATCGACCTGTGGACCCGTGCGACCAACGAGGTCGACGTCGCGATGCGGGAGAACTTCCCCGAGCACAACACGGTCAACCGGATGGTCTCCTCGGGTGCGCGAGGTAACTGGATGCAGGTGCGTCAGATCGCCGGTATGCGCGGTCTGGTCGCCGACCCCAAGGGTGAGATCGTGCCCCGCCCGATCACCTCGAACTACCGCGAGGGCCTGTCGGTGCTGGAGTACTTCATCGCCACCCACGGTGCTCGTAAGGGCCTGGCGGACACGGCGCTGCGCACCGCGGACTCCGGCTACCTCACCCGTCGTCTGGTGGACGTCTCCCAGGACGTCATCATCCGCGAGGAGGACTGCGGCACCCGCGCCGGCCTGACCATGCCGATCGCCGAGGAAGGCCCCGACGGCACGCTGCAGCGCGCTGAGACGGTCGAGACCAGCGTGTACTCGCGCACGCTCGCCCAGGACGTCTCCGACGCCGAGGGCACCGTGCTGGCACAGGCGGGCGAGGACGCCGGTGACGTGGTGATTGGCCGTCTGGTCGCCGCCGGGGTCACCGAGGTCAAGATCCGCTCCGTGCTGACCTGCCAGTCGGCGGTGGGTACCTGCGCGAAGTGCTACGGCCGCTCCCTGGCCACCGGCAAGCTCGTGGACATCGGTGAGGCCGTCGGCATCATCGCCGCGCAGTCCATCGGTGAGCCGGGCACGCAGCTGACCATGCGTACCTTCCACACCGGTGGTGCTGTCTCCACGGAGGACATCACTCAGGGTCTGCCCCGTGTGCAGGAGCTCTTCGAGGCCCGTACCCCCAAGGGTGAGGCACCGATCGCCGAGGCGACCGGACGCGTCACCATCGAGGACGCCGACCGCTCGCGGCGGATCATCATCACCCGCGATGACGGCCAGGAAGATGCCGTCTACCCGGTCACCAAGCGGTCGCGTCTGCTCGTCCAGGACGGCGAGCATGTGGCCGTGGGCACGCAGCTCATCGCCGGTGCGGTCGATCCCAAGAAGGTGCTGCGCATCCTCGGTGGCCGCGAGACGCAGAAGCACCTGGTGGACGAGGTCCAGAAGGTCTACCGCTCGCAGGGTGTGGACATCCACGACAAGCACATCGAGGTCATCGTCCGGCAGATGCTCCGCCGGGTCACGATCCTCGACTCCGGCGAATCGCGGCTGCTGCCCGGCCAGCTGGTCGAGCGCTCGCGCTTCGAGAAGGAGAACCGCCGTGTGGTCTCCGAAGGAGCAACGCCGGCGGCCGGTCGCTCCGAGCTCATGGGCATCACCAAGGCCTCATTGGCTACGGAGTCCTGGCTCTCGGCGGCTTCCTTCCAGGAGACCACCAAGGTGCTCACCGAGGCCGCGATGGAGGGCAAGCGTGACCCGCTGCTCGGCCTGAAGGAGAACGTCATCCTCGGTAAGCTGATCCCCGCCGGGACCGGCCTGCCGCGGTACCGCGACGTGGTCGTCGAGCCCACCGAGGAAGCCAAGCAGCACGCCTTCGCGCAGCTGGGCTACAGCGACATCGACTTCGCCCCGGCCGGCGGCCGCGACGATTCGATGCTGCTGGACTTCGACCTCGGGCAGAACAACTACGGCCTTGAGTTCCGCTGA
- the rpsL gene encoding 30S ribosomal protein S12 — MPTIQQLVRKGRSVKPGASKTPALKGSPQRRGVCTRVYTTTPKKPNSALRKVARVRLSSGIEVTAYIPGVGHNLQEHSIVLVRGGRVKDLPGVRYKIVRGALDTQGVRGRQQARSRYGAKKEKK, encoded by the coding sequence GTGCCCACGATCCAGCAGCTCGTCCGCAAGGGCCGCAGCGTCAAGCCGGGTGCGTCGAAGACGCCGGCCCTTAAGGGCAGCCCGCAGCGGCGCGGCGTCTGCACCCGCGTCTACACCACGACCCCGAAGAAGCCGAACTCGGCTCTGCGGAAGGTCGCGCGTGTCCGCCTGTCCTCCGGCATTGAGGTCACCGCCTACATCCCGGGTGTCGGCCATAACCTCCAGGAGCACTCCATTGTGCTCGTGCGTGGGGGTCGTGTGAAGGACCTTCCCGGTGTGCGCTACAAGATCGTGCGCGGAGCTCTGGACACCCAGGGCGTGCGCGGCCGCCAGCAGGCCCGTAGCCGCTACGGCGCCAAGAAGGAGAAGAAGTAA
- the rpsG gene encoding 30S ribosomal protein S7 — MPRKGPVKKRPLVNDPVYASPMVTQLVNRVLQDGKKSTAERIVYGALEGVRGKTDQDPAVVLKRALENVRPSLEVRSRRVGGATYQVPVEVRTSRQTTLALRWLVDYARARREKTMTERLMNEILDASNGLGAAVKRREDTHRMAEANRAFAHYRW; from the coding sequence ATGCCTCGTAAAGGCCCCGTCAAGAAGCGGCCGCTGGTCAACGACCCGGTCTACGCCTCGCCGATGGTCACCCAGCTGGTGAACCGCGTGCTGCAGGACGGCAAGAAGTCCACCGCAGAGCGCATCGTCTACGGAGCGCTTGAGGGCGTGCGTGGCAAGACCGACCAGGATCCGGCCGTGGTGCTCAAGCGCGCGCTGGAGAACGTCCGCCCCTCCCTTGAGGTGCGTTCGCGTCGTGTCGGTGGCGCTACCTACCAGGTCCCCGTCGAGGTGCGCACCTCGCGTCAGACCACGCTGGCCCTGCGCTGGCTGGTCGACTACGCGCGTGCCCGTCGTGAGAAGACCATGACCGAGCGCCTCATGAACGAGATCCTTGACGCCTCCAACGGCCTGGGTGCCGCTGTGAAGCGCCGCGAGGACACGCACCGCATGGCCGAGGCCAACCGCGCCTTCGCCCACTACCGCTGGTGA